The Halomarina pelagica genome segment CTCCGATCCATCGCTTCGGGACGAGAACGTGCGCTCCATTTCCGACGGGGCGAACGTCTCGGTCGAGGACTTCGTAGCCCTCGATTTCGTGCCGATCCATTAACTCTGTATATACTCTGTTGCAACTTAAGTCTACCGAATCGTGGGCCTGCGGGCTTGCTACCGAACACGTTTGAGAACTGTGCGGCGCTGTATCCCCTCCCTACGACCTCGCTTCGCTCGGTCGTTGAGGAAGGGGCCTTAGCGCCTCGATTTAGGTAACACAGGTGGGGGGAGTACGAGAGGTGACTGCTACGCCCTCGTACGATCGCAGTAGTTACGATCAATTGACATAGTAGTATCGATCTCCAGTGACACCCCGCCTCAGTCGTCGTGATAGTCTCGAATTTCTATCATAAAAGGCCACGATTGAGCGACCTCGTTCTCGTGAAAGCCGGCGAGACCGACGAGCGCTATCTGTTCCTCGTCCGGAAGACGGACGCGAAACGAGTGTTTGACGCAATCACATTGTCTCCCCTTGCACCGACTGAGAGGACGGCTCTAA includes the following:
- a CDS encoding DUF2080 family transposase-associated protein; this translates as MDRHEIEGYEVLDRDVRPVGNGAHVLVPKRWIGANVKVVRVSEPDADSGE